The following are from one region of the Rosistilla carotiformis genome:
- a CDS encoding sensor histidine kinase, protein MPQLSMFQAGLTGHLAKPNDEQRVALDFAGHLLTDTAHDLRSPLAAARELTQLVADGIEGPISAEQKQHLQAVVARCNDMQRLIDDMLHFECVRTGSPRIARDWIAACELPAQVQPLIESTRRGRGIGLKWIGFERHLPAMFADADKVKRLLVNLIDNALRATPESGQVTVRTELARSGDRMRLSVEDTGAGIAPQQWSQLSQRGVSQLDGHGLGLSICRQIAALHFTQLDVVSAHGQGARFSLELPTGGASAVVDSFSRWRESIQTTNAATSPIPQPAGQRIRPTRRSTPNVSPVQTLPIETPPPRYPHSVAMVGVSAVQAMPTEPTRNLDRFLQSHCEMHELFYQRNASQWILLLDSNIGEAEQRIVAMDQARSRTGDTLRGTCPLQWSNPLSIAVGTPTDRKQLQQAFVQGKLGPHRPLPPPKSIAETKPVASSTEPLLSAIAQQRLDSEVRWLTQRFRHRQNRLLRQAEAIRPVH, encoded by the coding sequence ATGCCGCAGTTGTCAATGTTTCAGGCCGGCCTTACGGGCCATCTCGCCAAGCCGAACGACGAACAACGCGTCGCTTTGGATTTTGCCGGACATCTGTTGACCGACACCGCTCACGACTTGCGATCGCCGCTGGCCGCGGCTCGTGAGCTGACGCAATTGGTCGCCGATGGGATCGAAGGCCCGATTTCCGCCGAACAAAAGCAACATCTCCAAGCGGTCGTGGCACGATGCAACGACATGCAGCGTCTGATCGACGACATGCTGCATTTCGAATGCGTCCGAACCGGAAGCCCGCGGATCGCCAGAGACTGGATCGCGGCGTGCGAGCTTCCAGCCCAAGTCCAACCGTTGATCGAATCAACCCGCCGAGGCCGTGGCATCGGTTTGAAATGGATAGGTTTCGAGCGTCATCTGCCGGCGATGTTTGCCGACGCCGACAAGGTCAAACGTTTGCTGGTGAACTTGATCGACAATGCGCTCCGTGCCACTCCCGAATCGGGCCAAGTGACCGTGCGGACCGAACTGGCCCGCAGTGGCGATCGGATGCGTTTGTCGGTCGAAGACACCGGCGCAGGGATCGCCCCGCAACAATGGTCCCAACTTTCCCAACGCGGCGTCAGCCAATTGGATGGTCACGGGCTTGGGCTGTCGATCTGTCGACAGATCGCTGCCTTACATTTCACACAGCTAGATGTTGTCAGTGCCCATGGGCAAGGCGCACGGTTCAGCCTGGAATTGCCCACCGGCGGCGCCTCCGCGGTGGTCGACAGCTTCTCCCGCTGGCGCGAAAGCATCCAGACGACAAACGCTGCAACATCCCCCATTCCGCAGCCCGCGGGACAACGCATCCGTCCGACCCGTCGCAGCACACCGAATGTCTCCCCAGTGCAGACGCTGCCCATCGAAACACCGCCGCCACGCTACCCACACAGCGTGGCGATGGTTGGCGTGAGCGCGGTCCAAGCGATGCCGACCGAACCGACTCGCAACCTCGACCGCTTCCTGCAAAGCCATTGCGAGATGCATGAGCTGTTTTACCAACGCAATGCGTCCCAATGGATCCTTCTGTTAGACAGCAACATTGGCGAAGCGGAACAACGGATCGTGGCGATGGATCAAGCGCGATCGCGAACCGGCGACACGCTGCGGGGAACATGCCCGCTGCAATGGTCCAACCCGCTGTCCATCGCTGTCGGCACGCCAACCGATCGCAAGCAGTTGCAGCAGGCGTTTGTGCAAGGCAAGTTAGGCCCCCACCGCCCCTTGCCGCCCCCGAAGTCGATCGCGGAAACAAAGCCCGTCGCGTCGTCGACAGAACCGCTGCTGTCGGCCATCGCACAGCAGCGACTCGACAGCGAAGTCCGCTGGCTGACCCAACGATTCCGGCATCGCCAAAACCGACTGCTGCGGCAGGCCGAAGCGATCCGCCCCGTTCACTAA
- the rnhA gene encoding ribonuclease HI produces the protein MDAATSTPSQPTRMIHLFTDGACSGNPGPGGWAYVLRDLQSGTEKECSGGLVETTNNQMEMLAVIRGLQALKRPCKVTLYSDSSYVGQGLSKWMPGWKRNGWRRKVGSKFAELKNADLWKELDRQLQVHAVTFEHVKGHSGHEENERCDQLAVAAYQQFL, from the coding sequence TTGGACGCAGCGACCTCGACGCCAAGCCAGCCGACGCGAATGATCCATCTGTTTACCGACGGGGCGTGCAGCGGTAATCCGGGACCCGGCGGATGGGCGTATGTTTTACGCGACCTGCAGAGCGGCACGGAGAAGGAGTGTTCGGGCGGCCTGGTGGAAACGACCAACAATCAGATGGAGATGTTGGCCGTGATTCGCGGTTTGCAGGCGCTGAAGCGTCCCTGCAAAGTGACGCTTTATTCGGACAGCAGCTACGTTGGGCAAGGGCTCAGTAAATGGATGCCCGGTTGGAAGCGGAACGGTTGGCGTCGCAAGGTGGGATCGAAGTTCGCGGAACTGAAGAACGCCGATCTTTGGAAAGAACTCGATCGCCAGTTGCAGGTCCATGCGGTGACCTTCGAGCATGTCAAAGGCCACAGCGGTCATGAAGAGAACGAACGTTGCGACCAATTGGCGGTCGCGGCGTATCAACAATTTTTGTGA
- a CDS encoding 2-oxoacid:ferredoxin oxidoreductase subunit beta, protein MNLPVLKAADFASDQDIRWCPGCGDYSILAQMKKVLPELGIARENTVFVSGIGCSSRFPYYMNTYGMHSIHGRAPTFATGLKSTRPDLSVWVITGDGDALSIGGNHFIHVLRRNLDINIVLFNNRIYGLTKGQYSPTSEEGQVTKSTPMGSIDHPLNPLSVAIAAEATFVARSLDAHVKHLADTLKRAAAHKGTSLVEVYQNCNVFNDGAMAYAQEKSQRLENTIELEHGKPLIFGTDRDKGIRQVGTQLEVVNLKDVAEDDLLFHDEKAMDPSLHFLLSRMRHPVMPEPIGVFRDVEGVATYDEQINGQVAAAKAKHGNGDLNALFNSGDTWEVAS, encoded by the coding sequence ATGAACTTACCTGTTCTAAAAGCCGCCGATTTTGCCAGCGACCAAGACATCCGATGGTGCCCTGGATGTGGCGATTATTCGATCCTGGCCCAGATGAAGAAAGTGCTTCCCGAATTGGGAATCGCCCGTGAGAACACGGTCTTCGTCAGCGGTATCGGTTGCAGCAGCCGGTTCCCGTACTACATGAACACTTACGGGATGCACAGCATTCACGGTCGTGCACCAACGTTTGCGACCGGATTGAAATCGACGCGCCCCGACCTTTCGGTCTGGGTGATCACCGGGGATGGTGACGCGCTGTCGATCGGTGGCAACCACTTCATCCACGTGTTGCGCCGTAACTTGGACATCAACATCGTCCTGTTCAATAACCGGATCTATGGGTTGACCAAGGGGCAGTATTCGCCAACCAGCGAAGAGGGCCAGGTGACCAAGAGCACGCCGATGGGATCGATCGATCATCCTTTGAATCCATTGAGCGTGGCGATCGCTGCCGAGGCGACCTTCGTCGCCCGTTCGCTCGACGCGCACGTCAAGCACTTGGCCGATACCCTGAAGCGTGCTGCCGCACACAAAGGGACCTCGTTGGTTGAGGTTTATCAGAACTGCAACGTCTTCAACGACGGTGCGATGGCGTACGCTCAAGAAAAGAGCCAGCGATTGGAAAACACGATCGAACTGGAGCATGGCAAGCCGTTGATCTTCGGCACCGATCGCGACAAGGGAATCCGCCAGGTTGGCACTCAATTGGAAGTCGTCAACTTGAAGGATGTTGCGGAAGACGATCTGTTGTTCCACGACGAAAAGGCGATGGATCCGTCGCTGCACTTCCTGCTCAGCCGCATGCGTCACCCGGTGATGCCCGAACCGATCGGCGTCTTCCGCGATGTCGAAGGGGTGGCGACCTACGACGAACAGATCAACGGCCAAGTTGCTGCAGCGAAGGCCAAGCATGGCAATGGCGATCTGAACGCCCTGTTCAATTCGGGCGACACCTGGGAAGTCGCTTCGTAA
- a CDS encoding 2-oxoacid:acceptor oxidoreductase subunit alpha: MSVQPEGQLIADKEISEVDGITVRLAGDSGDGMQLLGTQLTNTSALLGNDVATFPDFPAEIRAPRGTRAGVSGFQVQFANSEIFTPGDTLDALVVMNPAAMVTNIADLRRGGLLIVNEDGFDAKSLKLAALTEDPVTEEIEDRYRVFKVPMTKLTRDAVKELGLGMKEADRCKNFFAMGLVYWLFGRSLEPTLRFIENKFGKKLPDVAAANEKSLRAGWAFGETTETFGITYRVAPAKLKPGTYKNMMGNQALAWGLLAAGKRSGKDVFYSGYPITPASDILHELSRYKHFGVRTFQAEDEISACCAAIGAAFGGAMAVTASSGPGIALKAEAMGLGFILELPLIVINVQRGGPSTGLPTKTEQSDLLQAMFNRNGESPLPVIAAQSPGDCFDAAQEAWRIAVKFMTPVILLSDGYIANGSEPWKVPDANQMEPIVVTHPPDAAEGDAPFMPYARNENLARPWAIPGTAGLMHRVGGLEKADGSGAVSYDPDNHQLMTDKRAAKIEGIANDIPLQEVFGEESGDVLVISWGGTYGSCHTAIDRCQREGLSVSHAHIRYMNPMPRNLGDLMRSFRKVLVPELNSGQLRMLLRAKYLVDCIGFNKVKGKPFSVTELMDQIHSIAEKPNLNGKQVD; encoded by the coding sequence ATGTCGGTACAACCTGAAGGTCAGCTGATTGCTGACAAGGAAATTTCCGAGGTCGATGGAATCACGGTTCGCCTAGCTGGCGATTCGGGTGACGGCATGCAATTGCTGGGCACTCAATTGACCAACACCAGCGCGCTGCTGGGTAACGACGTCGCGACGTTTCCCGATTTCCCCGCCGAAATTCGTGCCCCGCGTGGTACGCGAGCCGGCGTCAGCGGGTTCCAGGTTCAATTCGCCAATTCGGAAATTTTCACTCCCGGCGATACGTTGGATGCGTTGGTGGTGATGAACCCCGCCGCGATGGTCACCAACATTGCCGATCTCCGCCGCGGTGGACTGTTGATCGTCAACGAAGACGGCTTCGATGCGAAGTCGTTGAAGTTGGCTGCGTTGACCGAAGATCCCGTGACTGAGGAAATCGAAGATCGCTACCGCGTCTTCAAAGTGCCGATGACCAAGTTGACTCGCGATGCGGTCAAGGAACTTGGGCTGGGCATGAAAGAAGCCGACCGTTGCAAGAACTTCTTTGCGATGGGGTTGGTGTATTGGTTGTTTGGGCGTTCGTTGGAACCGACCCTGCGATTTATCGAGAACAAGTTTGGCAAGAAGTTGCCCGACGTTGCCGCTGCGAACGAGAAGTCGCTTCGCGCGGGCTGGGCGTTCGGCGAAACGACCGAAACCTTCGGGATCACTTACCGCGTTGCACCGGCCAAACTGAAGCCGGGAACCTACAAAAACATGATGGGCAACCAGGCTTTGGCTTGGGGCTTGTTGGCGGCTGGAAAACGCAGCGGCAAGGACGTCTTTTACAGCGGCTATCCGATCACGCCCGCCAGCGACATCCTGCATGAACTGAGCCGATACAAGCATTTTGGAGTGCGTACATTCCAAGCCGAAGACGAGATCTCGGCCTGCTGTGCTGCGATCGGTGCTGCGTTTGGTGGTGCGATGGCCGTGACCGCCAGTAGCGGACCGGGAATCGCGCTGAAAGCCGAAGCGATGGGCTTGGGCTTCATCTTGGAACTGCCGTTGATCGTGATCAACGTGCAACGCGGCGGACCCAGCACCGGGTTGCCGACCAAGACCGAACAGAGCGATCTGTTGCAAGCGATGTTCAACCGCAATGGTGAATCGCCGCTGCCAGTGATCGCGGCTCAAAGCCCTGGCGACTGCTTCGATGCGGCGCAAGAAGCTTGGCGGATCGCAGTGAAATTCATGACTCCCGTGATCCTGTTGTCCGATGGCTACATCGCCAACGGTAGCGAGCCGTGGAAAGTGCCTGACGCGAATCAGATGGAACCGATCGTGGTCACCCATCCGCCGGATGCGGCCGAAGGGGACGCACCCTTCATGCCGTACGCTCGCAATGAAAACCTGGCGCGTCCGTGGGCGATTCCCGGAACGGCCGGACTGATGCACCGCGTGGGCGGTCTGGAAAAGGCAGATGGTAGCGGCGCCGTCAGCTATGACCCCGACAACCATCAATTGATGACCGACAAACGGGCTGCAAAGATCGAAGGGATCGCCAACGACATCCCGCTGCAAGAAGTCTTCGGCGAAGAATCGGGTGATGTTTTGGTGATCAGCTGGGGCGGAACCTACGGGTCTTGCCACACGGCGATCGATCGTTGCCAGCGCGAAGGGTTGAGCGTATCGCACGCTCACATCCGTTACATGAATCCAATGCCCCGGAACTTGGGCGATCTGATGCGATCGTTCCGGAAAGTCCTGGTTCCTGAATTGAATTCGGGTCAGCTGCGGATGTTGTTGCGTGCGAAGTACTTGGTCGATTGCATCGGCTTCAACAAGGTCAAAGGCAAGCCGTTTAGCGTGACCGAGCTGATGGATCAGATCCACTCGATCGCTGAAAAACCGAATCTCAATGGCAAGCAAGTCGATTAG
- a CDS encoding aldehyde dehydrogenase family protein produces MLQLPALRWGKPYESLEKQEVVHFNTGEPIAMVNQVGGGIVQRDLRKSQNARDALRKIPTDELMGMCKKAAELFENAELPMGDSTQTVDQFVHQQSASTGLPEHMCRANLKKNSFCLANMDKILDALTRGLDRNIFARGYGEEGRGVIVSYQATTPILGAVLPNNSPGVHTLWLPAVALQVGLALKPGSQEPWTPYRMVAAFIEAGVPAEAFSLYPGGHDAGGALLAKCSRSMVFGSAQTLAQYADNPRVQAHGPGFSKIILGDDVVDQWEDYLDMMVESVAINSGRSCINCSGIWASRHTREIGEAIAKRIGPIDVKPPSDPTAELAAFTMKQMALGTWAMVEQDLQEAGVTDLTAEYGDKLIEKERCAYLRPMVVHADSPDRGVAAKEYMFPFVSVVQCPQADMLRRIGPTLVGTVITNNEDLIRQAGDSTDIDRLNIGPIATNRLNWLQPHEGNIIDFLYRSRAYQVAETPVAAAQG; encoded by the coding sequence ATGTTACAATTGCCCGCTCTGCGTTGGGGAAAACCTTACGAATCGCTCGAAAAGCAAGAAGTCGTTCACTTCAACACCGGCGAACCGATCGCAATGGTCAACCAGGTCGGTGGCGGGATCGTGCAACGCGATTTGCGAAAATCGCAGAACGCGCGCGACGCGCTGCGAAAAATCCCCACCGATGAATTGATGGGGATGTGCAAGAAAGCGGCTGAGTTGTTCGAGAACGCCGAGTTGCCGATGGGCGATTCGACGCAGACCGTCGACCAGTTCGTGCACCAGCAATCGGCCAGTACCGGTTTGCCCGAACACATGTGTCGCGCCAACCTGAAGAAGAATTCGTTCTGTTTGGCCAACATGGACAAGATCCTCGACGCGCTCACCCGCGGATTGGATCGCAACATCTTTGCCCGCGGCTACGGCGAAGAGGGTCGCGGCGTGATCGTCAGCTACCAAGCGACGACTCCAATCCTCGGGGCCGTGTTGCCCAACAATTCGCCCGGCGTGCACACGTTGTGGTTGCCCGCGGTCGCATTGCAGGTCGGCCTGGCGCTGAAGCCCGGTTCGCAAGAACCGTGGACTCCGTATCGCATGGTCGCCGCATTTATCGAAGCGGGTGTTCCAGCCGAAGCGTTTTCGCTGTACCCCGGCGGACACGACGCTGGCGGCGCGCTGTTGGCGAAATGCTCGCGATCGATGGTCTTCGGCAGTGCGCAAACGCTCGCTCAATACGCCGACAACCCTCGCGTCCAAGCCCACGGCCCCGGATTCTCGAAGATCATCCTGGGAGACGATGTCGTCGACCAGTGGGAAGATTATCTGGACATGATGGTCGAAAGCGTCGCGATCAACTCGGGCCGCAGCTGTATCAACTGCTCGGGCATCTGGGCCAGTCGCCACACCCGCGAGATCGGCGAAGCGATCGCCAAGCGGATCGGCCCCATCGACGTTAAACCGCCATCCGACCCAACCGCCGAATTGGCTGCGTTCACGATGAAGCAGATGGCGCTCGGAACCTGGGCGATGGTGGAACAGGATCTCCAAGAAGCGGGCGTCACCGATCTGACGGCCGAATACGGTGATAAACTGATCGAAAAAGAGCGCTGTGCCTACCTGCGACCGATGGTCGTGCACGCCGATTCCCCCGATCGCGGCGTTGCGGCAAAGGAATACATGTTCCCGTTCGTCAGCGTCGTCCAATGCCCTCAAGCCGACATGTTGCGTCGAATCGGGCCAACTTTGGTTGGCACCGTGATCACCAACAACGAGGATCTGATCCGCCAAGCGGGGGACAGCACCGATATCGATCGCTTGAACATCGGCCCGATCGCGACAAACCGCCTGAATTGGCTGCAACCGCACGAAGGAAACATCATCGATTTCCTTTACCGATCGCGTGCATACCAGGTTGCTGAGACCCCGGTTGCCGCGGCGCAGGGTTAA
- a CDS encoding carboxypeptidase-like regulatory domain-containing protein, giving the protein MTNLRVFACSLLFLCGSIASAQNDAGIQYQGIDSSLAQQWVHVDSTGAVHGQIDVPAAGGLRRADLARIALVPLGVGEGAATLRGKATLEGSFTIQNVPTGTYALVVHSSSVTASYVVHVLPASDEGASGPLQVLAARTSSAFVMQRVRSYIPLQSALPYSVHQFDADPIANRKPTGEGQVFANAAGSVTGRLALPVGKDGKAQPLQNMNVIVVQGDKSVAMATVDSDGGFTIPKLTPGSYGLVAAGESGFAVVGFELTVPTTASRSADAVRFVSFHAAAVGETELNVEVVPGFAVDQLEDELQRDEKGELEEVGEGVVLDEFGWPVDPNAAQMGPSPSTAGSAQAGTTGGGGGGGGGAGGLGGLGAIGLAAAALAVQNSDNVASPASP; this is encoded by the coding sequence ATGACTAATTTGAGAGTATTTGCCTGTTCGCTCCTGTTTCTGTGTGGCTCCATCGCGAGCGCTCAGAACGATGCTGGGATTCAGTATCAGGGCATCGATTCGTCGCTGGCCCAGCAGTGGGTGCACGTCGATTCCACCGGGGCGGTTCATGGCCAGATCGATGTGCCTGCGGCAGGTGGCCTGCGACGTGCCGACCTGGCGCGGATCGCTTTGGTTCCGTTGGGCGTCGGTGAAGGGGCGGCAACGCTGCGTGGCAAGGCGACCTTGGAGGGGAGCTTTACGATTCAAAACGTGCCAACCGGAACCTACGCGTTGGTGGTTCACAGCAGCAGCGTGACGGCGTCGTACGTGGTGCATGTTCTGCCCGCCAGCGATGAAGGGGCATCGGGTCCGTTGCAAGTTTTGGCCGCTCGCACCAGCAGCGCGTTTGTCATGCAACGTGTCCGCAGCTACATCCCGTTGCAATCGGCACTGCCTTACTCGGTTCACCAATTCGACGCCGATCCGATTGCCAATCGCAAGCCCACCGGCGAAGGACAGGTGTTCGCCAACGCAGCCGGTTCGGTTACCGGTCGCTTGGCATTGCCCGTCGGCAAAGATGGCAAGGCGCAACCGCTGCAGAACATGAACGTGATCGTCGTCCAAGGGGACAAATCGGTTGCGATGGCGACCGTTGACAGCGACGGTGGGTTTACGATTCCCAAGCTGACTCCCGGATCGTACGGGTTGGTTGCCGCAGGGGAATCGGGTTTTGCTGTCGTTGGCTTTGAGTTGACCGTTCCGACCACGGCATCGCGATCGGCTGACGCAGTGCGATTCGTTTCGTTTCACGCCGCTGCGGTTGGCGAAACGGAACTGAACGTGGAAGTCGTCCCTGGCTTTGCCGTCGACCAATTGGAAGATGAATTGCAACGCGACGAGAAGGGCGAACTGGAAGAGGTTGGTGAAGGCGTCGTGTTGGACGAATTCGGATGGCCAGTCGATCCCAACGCTGCCCAAATGGGGCCCAGCCCAAGCACTGCAGGTTCGGCACAAGCAGGCACCACCGGTGGTGGCGGCGGTGGCGGTGGCGGTGCGGGTGGCCTGGGAGGGCTTGGTGCAATCGGGCTAGCGGCAGCCGCACTGGCGGTTCAGAACAGCGATAACGTCGCGAGCCCTGCGAGCCCATAG
- the dmeF gene encoding CDF family Co(II)/Ni(II) efflux transporter DmeF — MSNQELADWHDDHSFGQDQKKPGESRTIVVIAITLAMMVIEIIAGQVYDSMALLADGLHMASHAAALTISVFAYMYARRYAHDTWYSFGTGKVNALGGFAGALLLGVFSLLMVWESVHRLIDPVEISFNEAILVAVVGLVVNAICALVLGHQHDHGHGSGCSHNHDHNLQAAYMHVLADALTSVLAIAALLAGKFFGWAFLDPIIGIVGAVVVARWSISLIRTTSDVLLDRQATDPVLDRIRHAIEDDDHDVVDLHVWSIGPGLYATEIIIVSSNPVSPGEFKKMLPDDLSIAHAAVEVHHRDATTQQGT, encoded by the coding sequence ATGAGCAATCAAGAGCTGGCAGACTGGCACGACGACCATTCTTTTGGGCAGGACCAAAAGAAGCCTGGGGAATCGCGGACCATCGTGGTGATTGCGATCACCTTGGCGATGATGGTGATCGAGATCATCGCCGGCCAGGTCTATGATTCGATGGCCCTGTTGGCCGACGGTTTGCACATGGCGTCGCACGCCGCTGCGTTGACGATCTCCGTCTTCGCGTACATGTACGCTCGCCGCTACGCCCACGACACCTGGTATAGCTTTGGAACCGGAAAGGTCAACGCACTGGGCGGCTTTGCCGGCGCGTTGCTGCTGGGGGTTTTCTCACTACTAATGGTTTGGGAAAGTGTCCACCGGCTGATCGACCCTGTGGAAATTTCTTTCAACGAAGCGATCCTCGTCGCGGTGGTCGGCCTGGTTGTCAACGCGATCTGTGCGCTGGTGCTAGGACACCAACACGATCACGGGCACGGATCGGGTTGCAGTCACAATCATGACCACAATCTGCAAGCCGCTTACATGCATGTGCTTGCCGACGCGTTGACCAGCGTCCTGGCCATCGCCGCCCTGCTGGCGGGAAAGTTTTTTGGCTGGGCTTTCCTCGATCCTATCATAGGAATTGTAGGCGCCGTCGTCGTGGCACGATGGTCGATCAGCCTGATCCGAACCACCAGCGATGTTCTGCTGGACCGCCAGGCAACCGACCCTGTGTTGGATCGCATCCGGCATGCGATCGAAGACGACGACCACGATGTTGTCGACCTGCACGTTTGGTCGATCGGCCCCGGACTCTACGCAACCGAGATCATTATTGTGTCATCCAACCCAGTTTCACCGGGGGAGTTTAAAAAGATGCTTCCCGATGACCTGTCGATCGCGCACGCTGCCGTCGAGGTCCATCACCGGGACGCGACAACGCAACAGGGAACCTAG
- the amaB gene encoding L-piperidine-6-carboxylate dehydrogenase, with protein MLNARAESIFSKFGLPVDPQAVAVGGKWSKGRGNELTVRSPVDATPIASLTMATSDQVAEAIAAAQEAFVRWRIVPAPVRGELVRQIGQSLRSQKSNLAELVSWEMGKIMQEALGEVQEMIDVCDFAVGLSRQLYGKTIASERPLHRLAEQWHPLGPVGVISAFNFPVAVWAWNAMIALVCGDPVVWKPSEKAPLSALACHGIASRVAAEMPEAPEGLLSLLIGDAEVGKAIADAPGLPLVSATGSVPMGRDVAVRVASRLGRSLLELGGNNGMIVAPSADFELATRSILFAAVGTCGQRCTSLRRLYVHESIADQLTDALRSLYGKLPIGDPMREGILVGPLIDEPAFVAMQAALATAREQGGAVFGGDRVVDDVPQGGYYVRPAIVEIQADAAIVQQETFAPILYVMRYEDLSQAIAMHNGVPQGLASAILTNDVREAELFCSPAGSDCGIVNVNIGTSGAEIGGAFGGEKETGGGRESGSDAWKAYMRRSTNTINYSRDLPLAQGIQFDLG; from the coding sequence ATGCTTAATGCCCGCGCCGAATCGATCTTCTCAAAGTTTGGTCTTCCGGTCGACCCGCAAGCGGTGGCGGTCGGCGGAAAGTGGTCCAAGGGGCGAGGGAATGAACTGACCGTTCGTTCACCGGTCGATGCGACGCCGATCGCTTCGCTGACGATGGCCACGTCGGACCAGGTGGCCGAAGCGATCGCCGCGGCGCAGGAGGCTTTCGTTCGGTGGAGGATCGTTCCGGCACCGGTGCGTGGCGAATTGGTGCGACAAATTGGACAAAGCCTGCGGTCACAAAAATCGAATCTTGCCGAACTGGTCAGTTGGGAAATGGGCAAGATCATGCAAGAGGCGTTGGGTGAAGTCCAGGAAATGATCGACGTCTGCGATTTCGCTGTCGGGCTCAGCCGGCAGCTTTATGGCAAAACGATCGCTAGCGAACGTCCGCTGCATCGATTGGCAGAGCAGTGGCACCCGTTGGGCCCTGTCGGGGTCATCAGCGCTTTCAACTTTCCCGTCGCCGTCTGGGCTTGGAACGCGATGATCGCGTTGGTGTGCGGCGATCCGGTGGTCTGGAAGCCCTCGGAGAAAGCTCCGCTGTCGGCGCTCGCCTGCCACGGGATCGCATCGCGGGTGGCGGCGGAGATGCCGGAGGCTCCCGAGGGGTTGTTGAGCTTGTTGATTGGTGATGCGGAGGTTGGCAAGGCGATTGCGGATGCGCCCGGATTGCCCTTGGTATCGGCGACCGGTTCGGTTCCGATGGGGCGTGACGTGGCTGTTCGCGTCGCTTCGCGTTTGGGGCGCTCGTTGTTGGAATTGGGCGGAAACAACGGCATGATTGTCGCTCCGTCGGCCGATTTCGAGCTAGCGACGCGGTCGATTCTGTTCGCCGCGGTCGGCACTTGCGGCCAGCGATGCACTTCGCTGCGGCGGCTATACGTTCACGAATCGATCGCCGACCAACTGACCGACGCATTGCGATCGCTCTACGGCAAGCTTCCGATCGGCGATCCGATGCGCGAGGGGATCTTGGTCGGTCCGTTGATCGACGAGCCCGCGTTTGTCGCGATGCAGGCGGCTCTGGCGACGGCTCGCGAGCAAGGCGGTGCTGTGTTTGGTGGAGATCGCGTGGTCGATGACGTTCCGCAGGGGGGCTACTACGTGCGTCCAGCGATCGTGGAGATCCAGGCCGATGCAGCGATCGTGCAGCAGGAGACGTTCGCACCGATCCTGTACGTGATGCGTTACGAAGATCTCAGCCAAGCGATCGCGATGCACAACGGCGTGCCGCAAGGGTTGGCATCGGCAATCCTGACCAACGACGTTCGCGAGGCGGAGCTGTTCTGTTCCCCCGCGGGGTCGGATTGCGGGATCGTGAATGTCAACATCGGAACCAGCGGCGCAGAGATCGGCGGCGCTTTTGGCGGCGAAAAGGAGACCGGTGGCGGGCGAGAATCGGGCAGCGATGCTTGGAAGGCGTACATGCGGCGGTCGACCAACACGATAAACTACAGCCGGGATCTGCCGCTGGCCCAAGGGATTCAGTTCGATTTGGGGTGA